In Gracilibacillus salitolerans, the sequence GAGAAGTGTTGGAAAGTTCCAATCCAGCGAACAAAAATGAAGTGGTAGGCAGTGTGCAAAAGTCGACAAAAAGTGATTTAGATGAGGCCGTAGCACAAGCAAAAAGTGCACAAAAAGCTTGGCGGAAATTAGCTGGAGCAGAAAGAGGTAATTATCTATATCAAGCGGCAGCTATACTAGAAGAAAATCTGGAAGAGATTGCAACGACAATGACGAAGGAAATGGGGAAATCCCTACCCGAAGCAAAAGGGGAAACCACTCGCGGAATTCAAATCCTGAAATATTATGCTGGTGAAGGCATGCGATCTGATGGTGATGTGATACCATCTACAGATGCCGGTGCACTAATGTTCAGTAAACGAGTACCAATCGGTGTTGTCGGCGTTATTACACCGTGGAATTTTCCAGTAGCGATCCCGATTTGGAAAATGGCACCTGCTTTAATTTACGGTAATACCATTGTATTAAAGCCAGCAACAGAAGGAGCGGTGACGGCAGCCAAGGTAATCGAATGTTTTGAAAAGGCTGGTTTTCCAGCAGGGGTTGTTAATTATGTATCTGGAAGCGGTTCTGTTATTGGCCAAGGTTTGGCTGAGCATGCCGATGTCCATGCAGTCACCTTTACTGGTTCTAATAATGTAGGGAAAAGCATAGGGAAAATTGTCGCAGCACGCGGAGGTAAATATCAATTAGAAATGGGTGGAAAGAACCCGATCATCATAGCAGAAGATGCGGATATCGAAGCTGCAGTTGATGCAACGCTAAGTGGTGGTTTGAAATCTACTGGACAAAAATGTACCTGTAGCAGTCGTGTCATTGTACAATCCAGCATCTATGATCAGTTCAAAGAACGATTAATCGGGAAAGCAAAAGAAATTACAGTTGGAGATGGGATGGATGCTTCAACTTGGATGGGTCCATGTGCAAGTGAAGGGCAATTTAACACCGTGAAGCATTATATTGCGAAAGGGAAAGAAGAAGGTGCTACTTTAGTGTTGGGTGGAAATGAACTAACAGATGGAAAACTTAAAGATGGTTATTATATTGAACCAACGATTTTTGATGATGTAACAACCAATATGACGATTGCCCAAGAAGAAATATTTGGACCTGTATTATCGTTAATGAAAGTCGATACGATCGAAGACGCAATCGAATTAGCGAATGATGTGGAATTCGGTTTAAGTGCATCGATTTTCACGAAAAATATCGATCATATTTTATCCTTTATAGACGATATTGAGGCAGGACTGGTTCGTATCAATTCCGAAACAGCAGGTGTCGAGCTGCAAGCACCATTCGGAGGAATGAAAGCATCCAGCTCCTACTCGAGAGAACAAGGTCAAGCAGCGAAAGAATTCTTTACTACTATGAAGACAGTGTTCTTGAAAGGGTGAAAAGGACGTCTTCATATCGAACAGAAAAGATAAAAACCCGTTCATCTTATGAATGAACGGGTTTCTGCTTTCATGAAATGGATAGCCATCCGCTTAGAAGTCGAGTAGTGTGAAGATCCTGATAATAAGGCCCTGCCTATCGAGTAGGCTGAGCTGCTCTATTATCTTCCAACGCTTTCTCCCCAGCCTCCAACACTTCAATGATCCGGTCCACATCATATACACTACCTTTCCATGTCCCACCACTGACTTTCTGTAAAGCAGCCCAAAGACGTGTATCATCAGGTAAATGTTTAGATGGCTTAATGGCAGTATTAACTGGTCTGGATGCAAGAACGTGAGCACCTTCTTCAGGAGAAACCTCTTGTTCTGGCTTACCTAAAAAGTTAAGCGAACCTTCTAAATTTTTAGCATCGATTCTAACTTCTATAATATCTCCATCTTGAAGTTTTCCGATGGGACCTTCTGCTAAACCTTCTGGTCCGACATGCCCAATACATGCACCTGTGGATACTCCGGAAAAGCGGGCGTCGGTAATTAAGGTTACATATTTACCATAAGATAAGTGCTTTAAGGCAGAGGTAACCTGGTATGTTTCCTCCATGCCTGTACCTAGTGGACCACAGCCGGTAAGAACCATGATATCACCT encodes:
- the gucD gene encoding alpha-ketoglutaric semialdehyde dehydrogenase GucD; translated protein: MSGNAFLNYIGGEWKASASGEVLESSNPANKNEVVGSVQKSTKSDLDEAVAQAKSAQKAWRKLAGAERGNYLYQAAAILEENLEEIATTMTKEMGKSLPEAKGETTRGIQILKYYAGEGMRSDGDVIPSTDAGALMFSKRVPIGVVGVITPWNFPVAIPIWKMAPALIYGNTIVLKPATEGAVTAAKVIECFEKAGFPAGVVNYVSGSGSVIGQGLAEHADVHAVTFTGSNNVGKSIGKIVAARGGKYQLEMGGKNPIIIAEDADIEAAVDATLSGGLKSTGQKCTCSSRVIVQSSIYDQFKERLIGKAKEITVGDGMDASTWMGPCASEGQFNTVKHYIAKGKEEGATLVLGGNELTDGKLKDGYYIEPTIFDDVTTNMTIAQEEIFGPVLSLMKVDTIEDAIELANDVEFGLSASIFTKNIDHILSFIDDIEAGLVRINSETAGVELQAPFGGMKASSSYSREQGQAAKEFFTTMKTVFLKG